Within the Enterobacter bugandensis genome, the region AGGCAGGAAAAGATGCGCTGGTGGTCGGCTGGAACGTGCACGATACCACCCGTCTGTGGCTGGAAGCGTGGATCGCCACCCAAAAGGGCTGGCGCGTGGATGTCCTTGCGCACTCGCTGGGGCAGCTCAAACCCGAGTTTTTCGACGGCCAGACCCTGCTGGTCTGGTGTGGCGAAGTGCCGTCCGCCACGCAGCAACAGCTGCTGACGGAGTGGCGTGAGCATGGTTATCCGGTTTATTCCCTTGGCCCGGATGAGCCATAACGGCATTTAATGGTTCATTAACAGCTGCGCTTCACCGTATAATTGTTCCGTTAACAACAGGAGCACATGATGAAGGCAACTAAACTCGCCATTATTACCCTTTTTGTCCTGATGGCCGTAAGCGGTATCGGCGGCGTGATGCTTGCAGGATACTCGTTTATCGTTCGTGGCGGTGTCGGCTGAGGTACAGCGCCAGCCGCTCAAAAAGGCGATCGACAACGATGGCCGCCAGCGCGACCAGCACCGCCCCCTGCATAATATAAGCCGTATTAAACCCGCTTAAGCCGATGATGATCGGCGTTCCCAGCGTATTGGCACCGACCGTAGACGCAATGGTCGCCGTCCCGATGTTAATGATCACCGACGTGCGGATCCCGGCAATAATAACCGGTGCCGCAAGCGGCAGTTCTACCTTGCGCAGCCGCTGCCAGCGGCTCATCCCCATCCCTTCCGCCACGCTTAAAACAGACGCCGGGACCGCCGCAACGCCCGCCAGCGTGCCCTGCAGAACGGGCAACACGCCGTACAGAATCAGCGCAATAATCGCGGGCTGCTGACCAAAACCCATCACCGGCACCGCTATCGCCAGCACCGCCACCGGCGGAAACGTCTGCCCAATGGCCGCAACCGTCTCCACCAGCGGACGAAACTCCCGGCCCGCAGGTCGCGTGACCGCGATGCCCGCTCCTACTCCCAGCACCACCGCGATGACGCTTGAGAGCGCCACCAGCCAGAGATGCGCCAGGGCAAGGTTAATAAAGCTCTCCTGCTGATACACCGGCCGCGGTAGCCCCGGAAAAAGAGTGTTAAACAGCGCCGCGCTGTGAGGCATCAGAAACAGTAAGGCGACAAAGAGCGCTACCAGCCAGAGGAGTGGATCACGCAGTGCCTTCACGCGTCACCTCCCCGGCCAGCAGATCGCGAAAATGCAGGCTGCCGCACGGCGCACCCCGGACATCCGCCACGGGCAGGACTTCGCACCGGCGCGCGACAAACGCGGAGAGGGCATCCCGCAGGCTCATCTGCTCCTGTAACGGTTCCCCGCCGGGCGGTGCATTCTCCCGGCGCATATAGTCTCCGACCGTCCGCAGGGAGAGCAGCCTGACGCCCAGCTCGCTGCGGCCAAAAAACTCGCGTACAAAGTCATTCTTCGGGCTGGTCAGCAGCGCAAGCGGCGCGCCCTGCTGCACCACCTCGCCGTGGTCCATCAGCACCAGATGATCGGCCAGGCGCAGGGCTTCATCTATATCGTGCGTCACGAGGACGATGGTTCGACCAAGAATGCGGTGAATGCGGGTCATCTCCGTTTGCAGCGCCCCGCGCGTAACGGGATCCAGCGCGCCAAAGGGTTCATCCATCAGCAGCACCTGCGGGTTAGCCGCCAGCGCGCGCGCCACGCCCACGCGCTGCTGTTGCCCACCGGAGAGCTGGTGAGGATAGCGGTCGCGCAACGCGGGCTCCAGCCCCAGCAGAGACATCAGTTCATCAACGCGGTCAGCGATTTTAGCCCGCGACCATTTCTCCAGCTGCAGCACGGTGGCGATGTTCTGTGCCACCGTCCAGTGCGGAAACAGGCCGATAGACTGAATGGCATAGCCTATTCGGCGGCGCAGATCCAGCACCGGCAGGCTGCGGATCTCTTCCCCGGCAAAGCGAATTAACCCGCTGTCATGCTCCACCAGCCGGTTGATCATCTTCAGCGTGGTGGATTTTCCCGAGCCCGAAGTGCCAATCAGCACGGAAAATGCCCCCTCGGCAAAGTTCAGGTTCAGATGGCTCGCCGCCGGGCGGCCGGCAAAGGTTTTACTCACATCATGAAATTCAATCATTGGCTCTTCTCCTGAGCAGCGCGAGCCATAAGGCAAACAGCGCGTCGACGACAACCGCCAGCGCAATGGTAGGGACTACGCCTAACAACACCAGATCGAGGGCGCTGCTCAGCAGCCCCTGGAACACCAGCGCGCCAAAGCCGCCCGCTCCAATCAGCGCGGCAATCACCGCCATGCCAACGGTCTGAACTGCCACCACCCGCAGGCTGCGCAGCAGCAGGGGCAGCGCCAGCGGGAGCTGAATCTTCCAGAAACACTGTCGCGCGCTCATCCCCATCGCATGGGCGCTTTCCAGCACATCCGGCGCAACCTGGCTTAAGCCGGCGACCACGCCGCGCACCAGCGGGAGCAGCGCATACAGCACCAGCGCAATCAGCGCGGGCGTTAACCCCGTTCCGGCGATACCCACCGCGCCCAGCGCGGGAAACGACTTCACCAGCCCGGCCAGAGGGGCAATCAGCAGGCCAAACAGCGCAACGGAGGGAATGGTCTGGATGACGTTGAGCACGGCAAAGATGCTACCCTGACGTGAGGGATGACGATAACACCACATGCCGAGCGGTATCCCGATCAGCAGCGCCGGGATCAGCGTGCCGAAAAGGATCGTCAGATGTTGCGCCAGGGCATCATCAAATACCTCCTGACGGTTGGCGTACTCTTTTAACAGCGAGAGGTTGTTCAGTTCACCACTGAACAATAACAGCAGCGGAATAGACCATATCTGCGCATTAAGCACCCAGCGCCAGACAGAACTGGCGATGAGACGACGAATCGCATCGCTGCTGGCCAGTAAACACAAAGCCAGCCAGAGCCACAGGCCGCTGCCTGGCGTGGTTCTCGCCAGCGGACTTTCCGCCGAGGCCATATGCGTTGCCGCCAGCCCCGCGCTCCAGAACAGCGCGATAAAGAGACCTTCCGAGAGCAGCAGCGTCAGCCACTGCGCCGTTCGCCCTTGCCAGAGCGACAGTGCAACCCACGCGGTCAGCGCAGCCGCCAGCCACCACGGCGTGAAAGACCATACGTCCCAGAGAGCACGCCCTTCCCCCGACATCAGGCGGTTAGGCGCGACGTTCACAAACGGTAACGCGACTGCCGCGATGGCCACGCAGGCCAACAGCAGCAGTACGCGGTTATGACATTTTATTGGCACAGCCCTTTCCCGTTACTTCACAAGCCCTTGTTGTTTCAGGAAGTCGGCGGCCACTTTTTTGGCATCCAGTCCCTCGACGGCAATGCTGGCATTCAGCTGTTGCAGCGTTTTTTCATCCAGCTTTTCGAAGACCGGTTTGAGCCATTCCGCAATATCCGGGTAGGCTTTCAGCACCGCCTCACGCACAACCGGGGTTGGAGCGTAGATCGGCTGAACGCCTTTTGGATCGGTCAGGGTTTGCAGGCCCAGCGCCGCGACCGGGCCGTCGGTGCCGTAGGCCATCGCCGCGTTAACACCGGAGGTTTGCTGTGCCGCCGCCTTGATGGTTACCGCGGTATCCCCGCCCGCCAGCGAGAGCAGCTGCGCCTGGTCGAGCTTGAAGTCGTAGGCTTTTTCAAACGCCGGCAGCGCGTCAGGACGCTCGATAAACTCCGCGGACGCCGCGAGCTTGAAGTCGCCCTTCTCTTTCAGGTAGCGGCTGAGATCCGCAAGCGAGGTGAGCTTCCCTTTCTCCGCCACGTCCTTACGCACGGCGATAGTCCAGGTATTGTTGGCCGGGGCCGGGGTCAGCCAGACCAGCTTGTTCTGTTCCGCGTCGAGTTTTTTGACTTTTTCATAGCCAGCTTTGGCGTTTTTCCATGCTGGATCGTTCTCTTCTTTAAAGAAGAACGCGCCGTTGCCGGTATATTCAGGATAGATATCCAGCTCGCCGGAGGTAATCGCGCCGCGCACGACGGGCGTGGTGCCCAGCTGAACTTTATTGACGGTTTTCACGCCGTGGCTTTCCAGCACCTGGAGAATAATATTCCCGAGCAGCGCGCCCTCGGTATCGATCTTTGAGCCCACTTTTACCGGCTCCGCCGCCTGTAACGGCAGGCTTAGCGCCGCGAGTAGCGCCGCAGAAACTACCATCCCCGATTTAATCGTCATTCCGCTATCCTCATTTTTTTGCTGCCTTTTTCAGAGGCTTGAGAGAAAAGCGTAGCTTAAAACGGCGGATTTACCCGGCAAAATGCCTTTTTAGCATAAGGTAAGACGCATCCCCCGATGGACAGGGGATGCAAAGGAGGGAAAGGTTACAGCAGCTCGAACTCGCCTTTATTTACGCGGGCGGAATCCACCCCGATAAAGACGTTAAACTTGCCCGGTTCCGCATCATATTTCATCTGCTGGTTCCAGAACTTCAGCGCATCCACGTCAATCGGGAAGCTGATGGTTTTGGTTTCGCCAGGCTTGAGATTGACCTTCTCAAAGCCGCGCAGCTGCTTCACAGGACGGCTCATCGAGGCGGTGACATCCTGCACGTACATCTGAATCACCGTTGCCCCTTCACGCTTGCCGGTGTTGGTCACCTCGACGCTGGCGGTGACCTTGCCGTCACGCTTCAGGCTCGGCGCCGACATTTTCACCTCAGAGACCTTGAAGGTGGTGTAGCTCAGGCCATAACCAAACGGGTAGAGCGGGCCGTTAGCTTCGTCAAAGTAACGAGACGTGTATTTGTTCGGCTTGTCGGCGTTGTACGGGCGACCGGTGTTCAGGTGGCTGTAGTAAACCGGGATCTGCCCGACGGAGCGCGGGAAGGACATCGGCAGCTTGCCCGACGGGTTGTAATCGCCAAACAGCACGTCGGCGATGGCGTTACCGCCTTCGGTGCCGGCGAACCAGGTTTCCAGAATGGCGTCAGCCTGCTGGTCCTCTTTC harbors:
- a CDS encoding protein YohO, which translates into the protein MKATKLAIITLFVLMAVSGIGGVMLAGYSFIVRGGVG
- a CDS encoding ABC transporter permease, producing the protein MKALRDPLLWLVALFVALLFLMPHSAALFNTLFPGLPRPVYQQESFINLALAHLWLVALSSVIAVVLGVGAGIAVTRPAGREFRPLVETVAAIGQTFPPVAVLAIAVPVMGFGQQPAIIALILYGVLPVLQGTLAGVAAVPASVLSVAEGMGMSRWQRLRKVELPLAAPVIIAGIRTSVIINIGTATIASTVGANTLGTPIIIGLSGFNTAYIMQGAVLVALAAIVVDRLFERLALYLSRHRHER
- a CDS encoding ABC transporter ATP-binding protein is translated as MIEFHDVSKTFAGRPAASHLNLNFAEGAFSVLIGTSGSGKSTTLKMINRLVEHDSGLIRFAGEEIRSLPVLDLRRRIGYAIQSIGLFPHWTVAQNIATVLQLEKWSRAKIADRVDELMSLLGLEPALRDRYPHQLSGGQQQRVGVARALAANPQVLLMDEPFGALDPVTRGALQTEMTRIHRILGRTIVLVTHDIDEALRLADHLVLMDHGEVVQQGAPLALLTSPKNDFVREFFGRSELGVRLLSLRTVGDYMRRENAPPGGEPLQEQMSLRDALSAFVARRCEVLPVADVRGAPCGSLHFRDLLAGEVTREGTA
- a CDS encoding ABC transporter permease translates to MPIKCHNRVLLLLACVAIAAVALPFVNVAPNRLMSGEGRALWDVWSFTPWWLAAALTAWVALSLWQGRTAQWLTLLLSEGLFIALFWSAGLAATHMASAESPLARTTPGSGLWLWLALCLLASSDAIRRLIASSVWRWVLNAQIWSIPLLLLFSGELNNLSLLKEYANRQEVFDDALAQHLTILFGTLIPALLIGIPLGMWCYRHPSRQGSIFAVLNVIQTIPSVALFGLLIAPLAGLVKSFPALGAVGIAGTGLTPALIALVLYALLPLVRGVVAGLSQVAPDVLESAHAMGMSARQCFWKIQLPLALPLLLRSLRVVAVQTVGMAVIAALIGAGGFGALVFQGLLSSALDLVLLGVVPTIALAVVVDALFALWLALLRRRAND
- the osmF gene encoding glycine betaine ABC transporter substrate-binding protein OsmF: MTIKSGMVVSAALLAALSLPLQAAEPVKVGSKIDTEGALLGNIILQVLESHGVKTVNKVQLGTTPVVRGAITSGELDIYPEYTGNGAFFFKEENDPAWKNAKAGYEKVKKLDAEQNKLVWLTPAPANNTWTIAVRKDVAEKGKLTSLADLSRYLKEKGDFKLAASAEFIERPDALPAFEKAYDFKLDQAQLLSLAGGDTAVTIKAAAQQTSGVNAAMAYGTDGPVAALGLQTLTDPKGVQPIYAPTPVVREAVLKAYPDIAEWLKPVFEKLDEKTLQQLNASIAVEGLDAKKVAADFLKQQGLVK